The genomic region GCGCAGACAGAAGAGTAACCGTCCGGGTTTGTGAAATCTATTACCGGATGCAGTTCAGTGCCGTTCATGATTGTCTGAAAAATCGCAGCCTGCGTTCCGTTTAGCAGGTCGTCAAGGGCCGCGACTGTCAGTACAAACGGCTCGGGAAGTGTTTCGTTGAATGTGTAGTTGTACGTGTTTACGGTGTAGTTTCCGGGAAATACAGGCATTTGAACACCGAACGTTTCAAATGTAAAGTAGCTGTCGCCTGTTTTACCGTATTCCGGAAAGATGAAGATGCTGTCAAGGTTTGTATTTACTGTGAAATTTCCGTTGTAAGCGATTTCGGTTGCCGGGTAGAAGATTCCCTTAAAGTAACCGGAGTAGCTACAGGTTGTATTTACAAATTGGGGAATGTTCACGGAAACCGTTGTATCATTTTCGTCAATTAGAGTGATGTTGCTTGAAATTCCGCCGGACGGATAAGAGATCGTTACATTGTCCGTTCTCAATGTTGATAGGTTGCTGTTAAAAGAATACATCTTATACGAACCGTTTCCGTTGTATTCAAACAGGGAGGATGTAAAGCCGGACAGTCCGAAAGGAGCCGTGTAATTTAAGAAAGAAAGGTCTATCCCCGATATGTATAAGTTTTCGATAAGATCGGATATGCCGTTGTTGAAAACGGAGAGAGTTCCTTTTCTCAGAATTATAGATTGAAAAAAGTCTTTCAGTATCAATTTCGTGTTATTGTATGTATCATTGTAGAAAACCTCGCCGGCGCTGCTAATGGGCAAAAAGTACTCAGAAAAAATGTCTCGAAATCCTGCAGGTGGATTATGAATAAAGTCGGCGTTTATTTCTTTTACAAAGGAAGTTATAAACGGATATTCCCCAGATGTGACATTTCCGTAGATTCCCGTTGTGACGAAAAGCTTTTTAAGTTTCACATTTACTGTTGTTTCACCGCTGATGTCTATTTTTCCAATACCAGAATAGATCGGATATTTCAGTCCATCAATATCTCTATAAATAACAACTTCAAATATTCTGTCTGCTCCTGCCGGAACTTCTAAGACAAATGTATGGGCACCGCCAGAAATATCATCCCACTCTCTAACGATGGGATTTATATCTAAAGAATCAATGGTTATCTTTACATCATATAAAAATTCAGCCTTTTCCACCGGTATGGATACATTTATGCGCAGGTTTCCCATATTATCGGAGGAAAGAGTGGAGTAGCCACACGAAAATAGTATTGAGCTAATAAAACAGATAAGTAATGAGAGCTTTCGCACGGCTATCCTCCTTAGAGTCCTTCTATTGATGTGTCAGGAATTTCTATGTTGAAGTTTGCCCTGGACTTTTCAGGTTTTTCCACATCCATTTCCTCCATTATCTCCTCTTCTTTACCGTTGTAAGGTGTAAGAGAGGGATATTCTGTCTTTTCCGCTGACTCTCTCTCGTAGAAGATTTTTTTCAGCACCTCTTCAGGAGCAATTTTGGGATAGAAAAGCTTTCTTACCGGGTAAATTGTAATCATTTCACCTTTTTTAACTTCTATTAATTTTTGAGGGTAAAAGAGGTTTTTCACTTCAACCAGTCCTGAATTTACTATCACGGTGACTCTGTTGATTGAAGAATCAACAAATAGTTCTGTCCCTTTCACTCCTATAATAGCTACGGGAGTTTTTATTATAAATTTTCCTCTGGTTCTTTTTACTATTTTATACACCACTTTTCCATATGGATTTTCTACGGCGACCGTTCCCGACGGAATGTATCTTTCAACTATTAACCTGCTACTTTCTAACATTGTAACAGAACTTTTGTCTATAAAATTTATTGTGGCTTTACTTCTTCTTTTCGTTCTTACAACATCGCCCACATCAAAAATTCCCCTGATTTTTTTCCAGAAAATACCTTTAAATGTATCTTTTCTGACTACTTCCACCCTTCCCGTTGCTTTTACAATTTTACCCACGTATCCGTGAGCGCTGAGAGGTATTGCAAATAGAAACATTACTATCAAATATTTTTTCATATCAACCTCTCAAAAGCTTCCAGAGAATGTAAGTCCTGCTACGTATCTTGAATAGTTGTCTTCAAGACTACCGGAACCAAATCCCTTTTCGTATCTCAATTCCGTACTTATTTTTGTTAAGTTTGATAAACTTTTTTCAACAATAACACTGCATCCCGGTATGATATTTCTGCTTCCGTCAGTATAGTATCTCATGTTCAGATAAGGAGTTATAAATACTGCAACCTCTGTTATATTTCTTTTTAATGTAAGAACGGTTTTTACCGCAATCTTATCCGGAAAACTTGCGAAATTTTTGTAAAGCACTGAAACTAAAATGTCTTTTATCTTTGAATTAATTTTTGCATATAGAGCATTTTTGCTTGATGTTTCAAGGTTTATCTCGCCGCCAGCTGTAAAAGATGTGGAAAATAGGGAAAATCCTTTTAAGCCTGTTTGGAATCCAAGTATATAGGATGAATCGTCCGTGTAGATATAATAGGGGCTCAGAGTAATTGTTTTATCATCTGATTTTCTTTCATAAAAGGGAGATAAAGAAATGTAGTCTAAAAATCTATTGTCTCTGTTTATCTGATAAGATACGAATGTTTTTACTCCCCATGAGGAATTCCTGGAAATTGCCGAATATTTAAAGCCTGTGTTAATCATCCAGCCACCGAACGTCTCCTTGAATTCATCCTCCGGTATAAACAGAGGGTTTGAGTCATATTGTATGGTAGAAAATACTTTTACAGTTTTTACAGGCAGTCCTGTTTTCAGTTTTAGTTCCGGATTTTTAATTTGTTCAGCTATTGACTTTGCCGTTTCATTTTTATTAAGTGCCCTGTAAGACAAAGCAGTCAGAAGTTTTACTTCATCAGGAACATGCCTGCCGAGCTTTTTGTATATTTCTATAACTTTCTGATAGTTTCTTCTTGAAAAGTAGATTTCTGCTAAAATTTTCCCCGTTTCGGGGAGGGGCTTTTTCTGGAAAGATAGCCGGAGAAGTCTTTCCCCTTTTTTGTAATTTCCGGTCATTAACATGGAAAATCCAAGATAAAGTAGCTCCTCTGCTGAAAGTCTCTGCTCCGGAACATTTTGGAGAATTCCAATTATTTCATCGTAGTCTTGATTTTTAAACATATTTCCTAAATTTTCTGCTGGAAAAGCGGTGCCTGTAAATACAATGAGAGATAGATATACCACTGCCAGTTTTTTCATTAAATCCCCGTAGATGTTTTAATTAAAATTTATAATCATACAAACAGAATATCAAGTTGGTTTAATTAAATTGAATTCAAAATTCGAACCCGTAATCTTCATCCCCTTCATCAAATGTAAAGTCAGGCGGTGAGGAAGGTTTTGACTCCTCCATTATTATTGGCGGTTCTTCTTCAAGGTTCTCTTCTTCACTTTTTATAAGTTCTGTTTCTTTCAGGTTTTCAAACCTTGTAAGATCTTTTATAAAGGAAAGAGTTATCGTTCCGGTAGGACCGTTTCTCTGTTTTGCTATGATGATTTCTGCTATTCCCCTCTCTTCTGGCGGTGGATCTTTTTTGTAGACTTCCGGCCGGTGGATGAACATTACGACATCCGCATCCTGCTCTATTGAACCACTTTCTCTCAAATCTGCAAGCTGGGGTCTTTTGTCTGAACGGTGTTCAACCTGACGGGACAGCTGGGATAGTGCTATTACAGGTATGTTCAGCTCTTTTGCCAGTCCTTTAAGGGAGCGGGAGATTTCAGATACTTCCTGTTGTCTATTTTCCGTTTTTCTTATTCCCCTCATAAGCTGAAGGTAGTCAACGATTATAAGATCGACGCTTTTTTCACTTTTAAGTCTTCTTGCTTTTGCCCTCATCTCAAGGACGGATATGCCTGGTGTGTCGTCGATGTAGATGGGTGCTTCCCTTACTGTGTCTGCCGCTTCTATAAGTCTGTCAAGTTCCTGTGAGGACAGGAATCCAGAACGGATTTTGTGAAGTGGAACGCCAGAGGCCTGGGCTAAAAGTCTTGTTATTAACTGCTCTTTTGACATTTCAAGTGAGAAAACGGCTACGCTTTTTCCCCTTTCAACAGCTACATTGTAGGCTATGGATAGGGCAAAGGCTGTTTTTCCCATAGATGGCCTTGCCGCTATAATTATCAGGTCTGAGTCTTGAAGTCCTGAAGTTTTGGTGTCGAGATCAGAAAAACCGGTTGGAATGCCGGTAACCATTTCTCTTTTAACGGCGAGTTCTTCTATTTCCTCAATAACTTTTGGGACGATTTCCGACACAGGAACTAATGTGTTTGTTACTCTTTCTTCAGAGAGGGCGAAAACCTTCTTCTCTATGTCATCTATCAGCACGTCCGGGTCAGGTGTTTCTTCTATCTTTTTTGGAATTTCTTCTGTGATATCAATAATCTTTCTCAAGAGGGCTTTATCTTTAACTATTTTACAGGCAGATTCAAACTTCTCATAGTTGTCAAGGGCAAATTCTAACATGTACGAGAGGTATTCTTCGCCGCCAACATTTTCAAGTAAGCCCCTCTTTTCGAGTTCATCTTTGTAGAAAATTTCATTCAACTGATTTTCTGTGTATCCTTCTGCCAAAAGCATCTTGAGAAACTTGAAGAACTGTTTATGTTCTTTTTTGAAGAAATCTTCTGGATTTAAAAGTTCTACCGCCCTGAAAGCAAATGAAGGCTGAATAATTACTGTTCCGAGAACTTTCAGTTCGGCTTCTATGTCAAAGGGTTTCATCATTTACCTCTTATTAAAGTGTCAGTCATGAAATTTAAGTCCTTTTTCGGCGAACTCAACGGCTTTGAATACTGCTCTTGCCTTGTTCAGAGTTTCCTTCACCTCAAGTTCCGGTTTTGAGTCTGCGACAATTCCGGCACCTGCCTGAACGTAAACCTTGTCCTTTCTAACGATAGCAGTTCTTATTGCTATTGCGGTATCCATGTTTCCGTCAAAGGAGAAATACCCTACGGCTCCTGCGTAAACACCCCTTTTCGAAGGTTCCATCTCTTCAATGATTTCCATTGCACGAACCTTTGGTGCGCCTGATACTGTTCCTGCCGGAAAGCACGCTTTCAGGACGTCAAACGCATCAAAACCTTTTTTAAGCTTTCCCACGACATTTGAAACAATGTGCATAACGTGGGAGTATCTCTCTATGATCATAAGGTCTGTTACCTTTACGGTTCCATTTTCTGCTACTCTACCAACGTCGTTTCTTGCAAGATCAACTAACATAATGTGTTCCGCCTTTTCCTTTTCGTCGGATAAGAGCTCCCTTTCCATTGCAAGATCTTCTTCTTCTGTCTTTCCCCTGCGCCTTGTACCGGCTATCGGCCTTGTTTCAATTTTTCCGTCTGTCAATCTTACCAATACCTCTGGTGATGCACCTACGATTTGGAAATCGTTATAGTCAAGCAGATACATGTAAGGAGATGGGTTGATGAACCTTAAAGCCCTATAGAGGGTGATGGCATCGCTTTTAAAAGGTTTTTCAAACCGTCTTGATAAAACCACCTGTATGATGTCGCCGGCTCTTATGTACTCTTTTGCCCTTTCAACGGCTTTTACAAAGTCTGAGTCGGAGAAGTTCACCTTCCACTCTTCACTTGGAGCTATTGCTTTGTTAACAAGTTTTTCCGGGGTGTTTTCAGAGAGGTTGTTTTCTATCTCTTCGATGGATGATACAGCTTCTTCGTATATTTCCTCTATTGGAGAATAATCCCTTTCTATTATGTATCCTATTATTTTTATGGTTTTTGAAACGTTATCGAAAATTATTAAATTTCTTGGTATTGAAAAGACCATATCATACAGCATGGAGTCTTCTTTGTCTCTTTTAGAAAAACCTGCCACTCTTGGTTCAAAGAACTTAACGGTATCGTAACCTAAGTAACCAAAAAAACCACCCCACATTCTGGGTAAGTTTTCGTCTTTAAAAGGTCTGTACCTTCTAAACTCTTCTCTCAAGATTTCTAAAGGGTCGGTTTCTATCTCTATTACTTCTATTCTTCCATTACGGTTTATCTCAACAAACCGTTCCTTGCTCTTAACAGTTATCAAGTTTCCAATGCCTATGATGGAATATCTTCCCCACTTTTCCCCACCTTCTACACTTTCAAGCAGTATGCTGGCACCTATATTTTTGAGCTTTACAAAAGCAGATAATGGTGTTTCAAAATCTGCTACAATCTCTCTGTATACAGGTATAAGGTTGAAGCCTCTTGCTGCAATCTCTTTTACGTCTTCCAATTTCATCCGTTTTCTCCACAGATAGTTGTAAGATAGAATTATAACCCTTAAAGAACCTAAAATGTTGTTTTAACGGTTTATGTATAATTAAACTCTGAAATTCTAAACCTTTTTTCTTTCAGGGGTTGATGTAATGAAAGACGCTATTTTAAAGGCCGCTGATAAGGTTTTCTCTACTTTTGGCTATCATGAGGCAAAAGTTGCTATGATTGCCCACGAAGCAGGTGTAGCCGTTGGAACTATATACAGATTTTTCAGTGGTAAGGATGAACTTTACAGGGAAGTCGTCAGGATGAAACTTTTTGAAATGGAAAGGCGCATCGTTAATGCTATCTCGGATAAACCGCCTCTTGATGCTCTGAGAGCTTATATTCACGAAGCTTTTACCTTCTTCGAAGAGAACAAGGAGTTTTTTAAGTTTTTTCTTCGAGATGTCGGGACGTTTTCGGTCGCTGACCTTGAAAAGTTCGGTCTGTCGTCATGGTACGACAATTTTATAAACAAGCTTACAAAGATGATAGATAGGGGAAAGCAGGAAGGAATTTTTAAGGATTTTGACAGTAAAATCGTAATGCTTTTCTTGTCCGGTGCGGTTAAGAATCTTGTATATTCTGAAGCCAAAGGCAGAATAAGGCAAAATATAGATTCAATAGAGGAAACCATATTTAAGATAATTACGGAAGGAATTAAGAAATGAAAAGGAGAAATACCATTAAAAAACGATTTTTATTTGCGGCAATTGCTGCTGCTCTTTCGCCTTATGCCTTTGCAGGAAAAGGCTCTAAAAGTGGCTCCGGGAGCGGCAAAAGCATAATGATTCAAAATCATGGTGAGGAGCATAAAATCCGGCGGAGGACAAGGGCAGGCAACTGTACGGGAATAGTTAACGCGACAATGAACGAAACAATAATGAAAATCCATCATCAGTGAAAAGTTTTGGCCATGCCAGTTGGAATGGGATTTCCGCCTTTTTATTTATCCTTTAGCGTATAATACAGCTAACACTTTATCAGGGCGGTTGTCATGATAAGTTCCACTAACATTAAACTCAAAGTTCAGAAAATGCTAAAGCCTCTTGCAGAAGCTTTTGATACGGTTGGCGTTACGCCGAATATCCTGACTGTGATGGGTTTTTTTCTCTCTCTGATTAGTGCTCTTCTTATATACAGGAGAATGTTTGCCATTGCCGGCTTTGTTTTTCTTTTCGCCGGAGCATGTGATATGTTAGACGGCATTCTCGCACGGGTTAAAGGAAGAGTTACAAAAGCAGGTGCTTTTATGGATTCTTTCTTCGACAGGTACGCTGACTTCTTTCCCCTTGCAGCTTTTGTTATTCTTTCTATTGATAGACGGGATGTAACTATGGCCGTTTTAGGATTGCTCTCTATTGTTGGTTCCTTTGCTACCAGCTATGCCAAAGCGAAGGCAGAATCTTTAGGTATCGAGTGTAAAGTGGGATTAATAGAAAGGCCGGAAAGATTTTTTATTATTCTTTTTGCTCTGTTTACAGGGTTTATCAGTGAGATGCTTCTATTTCTTGCCATATTTTCAAACTTTACCGCCTTTCAGAGATTCTTCTACACAATTAAAGCCTTAAAGAGAGAGTCCCAAAATTGAAGAGATATTTGTTTATTGCAGTATGTTTAATTCTTGCTATTTTTATGCTTAAATCAATCCTATTTTTTGCATACAATAGAAAAATAAATACACGATTTTACGTTGACAGGGGAGAATCTACCAACGAGGTTATTGTTAAATTATCCCGAAGTGGCATTATAAAATCAGCATTTTTATCTAAATTTTATGCGAAATTTAAAAAGATTAAAGTTAAAGCTGGGGAATACTCTATAAATGGAATTTATTCAGATAAAGACATTTTAGACATTCTTTCAAAAGGTCAGGTCCACTATGCGAAGTTTGTCATACCTGAAGGTTATAATCTTTTTGATGTGGCAGCCGTCGTAGAGGCTTCTTTTCGTAACTGCAAAAAGGAAAGTTTTTTAAAACTTGCCTTCAATGCTACGTTTGTCCATTCTAAAGGTTTTAATTCCACATCTTTAGAAGGTTTTCTCTTTCCGGATACCTATCTTGTGAGTGATGACGCTTTCTGTAAAGATGTTATCGATGCAATGGTTGAAAATTTCAAGAGGAAGACGAATCCTCTGTTTAGAGATTACAAACCACCCCCC from Desulfurobacterium sp. TC5-1 harbors:
- the mltG gene encoding endolytic transglycosylase MltG; the encoded protein is MKRYLFIAVCLILAIFMLKSILFFAYNRKINTRFYVDRGESTNEVIVKLSRSGIIKSAFLSKFYAKFKKIKVKAGEYSINGIYSDKDILDILSKGQVHYAKFVIPEGYNLFDVAAVVEASFRNCKKESFLKLAFNATFVHSKGFNSTSLEGFLFPDTYLVSDDAFCKDVIDAMVENFKRKTNPLFRDYKPPPVVEKALGSVDIKKLITVASIVEKETSVRSEKPIIAGIIYKRLIRKMPLQCDPTVIYAYRLKGILKRELKGKDIEKIKSPYNTYFRKGLPPTPICNPGIDSIKAAMYPANTPFLYFFAVDGKHIFSKTYKEHLAKMRKYYNRHVR
- the dnaB gene encoding replicative DNA helicase, which encodes MMKPFDIEAELKVLGTVIIQPSFAFRAVELLNPEDFFKKEHKQFFKFLKMLLAEGYTENQLNEIFYKDELEKRGLLENVGGEEYLSYMLEFALDNYEKFESACKIVKDKALLRKIIDITEEIPKKIEETPDPDVLIDDIEKKVFALSEERVTNTLVPVSEIVPKVIEEIEELAVKREMVTGIPTGFSDLDTKTSGLQDSDLIIIAARPSMGKTAFALSIAYNVAVERGKSVAVFSLEMSKEQLITRLLAQASGVPLHKIRSGFLSSQELDRLIEAADTVREAPIYIDDTPGISVLEMRAKARRLKSEKSVDLIIVDYLQLMRGIRKTENRQQEVSEISRSLKGLAKELNIPVIALSQLSRQVEHRSDKRPQLADLRESGSIEQDADVVMFIHRPEVYKKDPPPEERGIAEIIIAKQRNGPTGTITLSFIKDLTRFENLKETELIKSEEENLEEEPPIIMEESKPSSPPDFTFDEGDEDYGFEF
- a CDS encoding TetR/AcrR family transcriptional regulator, with the translated sequence MKDAILKAADKVFSTFGYHEAKVAMIAHEAGVAVGTIYRFFSGKDELYREVVRMKLFEMERRIVNAISDKPPLDALRAYIHEAFTFFEENKEFFKFFLRDVGTFSVADLEKFGLSSWYDNFINKLTKMIDRGKQEGIFKDFDSKIVMLFLSGAVKNLVYSEAKGRIRQNIDSIEETIFKIITEGIKK
- a CDS encoding FecR family protein — encoded protein: MKKYLIVMFLFAIPLSAHGYVGKIVKATGRVEVVRKDTFKGIFWKKIRGIFDVGDVVRTKRRSKATINFIDKSSVTMLESSRLIVERYIPSGTVAVENPYGKVVYKIVKRTRGKFIIKTPVAIIGVKGTELFVDSSINRVTVIVNSGLVEVKNLFYPQKLIEVKKGEMITIYPVRKLFYPKIAPEEVLKKIFYERESAEKTEYPSLTPYNGKEEEIMEEMDVEKPEKSRANFNIEIPDTSIEGL
- the trpE gene encoding anthranilate synthase component I — protein: MKLEDVKEIAARGFNLIPVYREIVADFETPLSAFVKLKNIGASILLESVEGGEKWGRYSIIGIGNLITVKSKERFVEINRNGRIEVIEIETDPLEILREEFRRYRPFKDENLPRMWGGFFGYLGYDTVKFFEPRVAGFSKRDKEDSMLYDMVFSIPRNLIIFDNVSKTIKIIGYIIERDYSPIEEIYEEAVSSIEEIENNLSENTPEKLVNKAIAPSEEWKVNFSDSDFVKAVERAKEYIRAGDIIQVVLSRRFEKPFKSDAITLYRALRFINPSPYMYLLDYNDFQIVGASPEVLVRLTDGKIETRPIAGTRRRGKTEEEDLAMERELLSDEKEKAEHIMLVDLARNDVGRVAENGTVKVTDLMIIERYSHVMHIVSNVVGKLKKGFDAFDVLKACFPAGTVSGAPKVRAMEIIEEMEPSKRGVYAGAVGYFSFDGNMDTAIAIRTAIVRKDKVYVQAGAGIVADSKPELEVKETLNKARAVFKAVEFAEKGLKFHD
- a CDS encoding CDP-alcohol phosphatidyltransferase family protein; this translates as MISSTNIKLKVQKMLKPLAEAFDTVGVTPNILTVMGFFLSLISALLIYRRMFAIAGFVFLFAGACDMLDGILARVKGRVTKAGAFMDSFFDRYADFFPLAAFVILSIDRRDVTMAVLGLLSIVGSFATSYAKAKAESLGIECKVGLIERPERFFIILFALFTGFISEMLLFLAIFSNFTAFQRFFYTIKALKRESQN